TGCGTGCGCAGGTTGGTCAGATACAGGTCGTTCAGGTCGTTCAGGGTGCCGACGGTGATCGTCGGACGGAGATCGGTAGGCTTGTCCACGGCCTGCTCCTTTTCGTGATGGTTGGTGGGGTAGGTCAGGGCCGTTCCGTGGGTCGCACCACGGGCGGCCCGCTTCATCGGTCAAGCGGCTTCTGCGGCGCCGAGCGCTTCGAGTGCCCGCATGCGCTCGTATGCGGGGCCGAGGATCGGCTGCAGCTCCGCGATGACCTCAGCGCTGGGTGGCGGCGCGGCTGCAACGAGTAGGCGGATCTCGGCCAATATTTCTGGGCCGAGGATGCGCAGGTGGTCCTCGGGGGTCATGCCGCACCCTCGAGCGGTTCGTCGAGCTCGTCGACGCTGACGTTGTAGGCGCGGGCAATCCGACGCAGCCGAGGCAGGCGCGGAACTCGGCTCCCGTTCAGGTAGCGGGAGACCGACCCCTGGTCGAGGCCCGTCGCTTTGGTGATCTCCGCGATGTTCTGGCCTGCGGTGATGCGCTTGAAGTTGTCGTGGAAGGTCTTGCTCATGAGTCACCTCCGTTCGTCATGCCGTGAAGCATCATGCTCACAGGCATGACGTTAGACCTGCATCATGCTCGATGGCAAGACGCGGAGCGGTTCTTCATGCTCGATGGGTTGGCATATGCCAGACGCAAGTTGGTGATGGCCGACGTTCCCTTATGTCGCCACGGATGGCCTGACCTGTAGAGTTGCTTATGAGCATGACCGGTGACAGGCGTCATGCGAGCTAGCTAGCATCACCACATGGACGGTCCCACCGTGAACACGTCACTCAAGCAATTCGCCGACTACATCCGCCAAGCGGCCCTGGACGCCGGCTACGAGGTCGACCGCATCAACAGCGGCGCCATCAAGCGCCTCGCCGCCGCCGCAGGCATGTCCCAGTCCACAGTCAGCCGACTCATCCTCGGCGAGCGCATGCCACGAGCCGAGTACTTCACCGGCCTCGCACGCGCCCTCGGGAAGGACCCCCTTGAGCTGTTCCGCGAATCCGGAATCCTCCCAGCCGAAGAGCGGTCACAAACGCTCCCGGAGCCAGTAGCATCGCCTCCTATCACTCCTGATGATGTGGCAGATGCCTGGAGGCTCGACCCCTTCGGCCGCGAGATGGTGCACGCCCTCTTCCAGCGCCTCGCTGAGCCAAGCGCCGACACCTCCGACACCATCGAGAGCGCGGCACAGGACGGCTGACCTCAGGGGGTCAAAAATGTACAGGCGATCGTGGGGCCGCACAGCCCTAATGGCAGCGGCAGCGGGGGCATTCACGATCCTGATCTACACCGTCAACCCCAGCGGCGCCGAAATCTCAACCGCAATCGTGGGATGCACGATCACCGTGCTCATCTTCATACGCCGCTGGCTCGCACACCTCGAGGAACACCTCACCGATACCACCGAGGAGCGCCGGGGCCTCGCCGAGCGCACTGCACAAAGCCAGGCCTCCCACATGGCAAACATCGCCGCACGCAACCGCCTCCGCGTCGCCGCGGCCGAGGAAGAGGCTCGCAACGAGGAGCGCCTCACCGAGGCGATAGCAGACATGCGAGATGAATTCGAAAACACCCGGGCCCAGGAGCTCTGCAAGGCATACGAGATCGGGGCCCTCAACGAGCGGAACGGCATACACAAAGAGGGCGTCAACATCCCGGCCGGATCTCTGATCTACCTGGCCGACCGACGCCCTACCGGCGCCCCCCTGGCGAACCCGGCGCGGCAGCCCAACCCCTAGCACCTCAATCCCGGCCTACCCCAGAGCGATCAGATGGCGAGACGAACCCAGGTGCGCCACGAAACGTCAGGCCAACCCGCTCGGAACGAAACCGCCGCTCCCCATGGCTCGACGCAGGCCGCAGCTCGATGTTGACCACCGACCTGAGGACCCGCCGCTGCTCCGAGAGCTTCAGCTGACCCCAGGTCCTGTGGAGCTCCTTGACAGGAACGCCTGCGAGCCGGCCCAGGAGAGCGTCCTGGGGAGTGAGGAGCCGGCTCAACTCGATCTCATCCCGCTCGACCTGCGGCAAAAGGAGCCTCTCAGTCGTCGCGAGCGATGCGATCGACAGCCGCGGACGGCCATCGTCATCCAGCTCCCCGGCCATCGACCTCGCCGTTTCGAGCTGCTCCTTCATGCTGACAATCCGGTTCTGCAGCTTCCTGATCTGCGAGACGTCCTGCTTGGGTCCCAGTGCAGCCGTGGCGGCCGGTGACGACAGCCACTCGATGACTGAGGCCTCCACGTACGCATCCAGAACCTCCTTCAGGATCATGACGTGGCCACTCGCGGTAGGGCACCGGTAGCGGGCGGCGCCCTGACGGCGCGACACACGCAGCACAGACTCCGGGAGGCGCTTGCCCGCCTTGAGGCAGGGGGCACACCACGCAAGGCCAGACAGCAGGTGCACGAGCCGGTTCTCGCGCATCGTCTTCCGGCTGGAGTCCTTCAGGATGTGCTGCACCTGCTCGAAGAGCTCCGGCCAGTCAGGGTCGTCAGTGATGGGCTCCCACTGGCAGTTCGGCATTTCCTGGCCCTTGTACATGCGGACGCCCAGGTACGAACGGTTCTTCAAGATGACCCGCAGGCTCGTCAGAGACGCCCGCGGTCGGTGCTTCTGCAACGTGGAAACCACCGAGCTAATCGACTCACCTGATGCGACGCGCTCAAACATCTCGACGACGTCCACGGCCTGAGTAGGATGCGGGAACTGACCCAGAAGATGACCATCCTCCGGGTCGTACCGCCGCGTGTAGCCGAACGGGGCGTAGGAGTGAGGAGCCCCCCGTTGCGCGTTGAGTCGAGCGGTCCTCTGGCTGCGGCCGATGATGCTCTCGGCCTCCTCCTCGGACTGCACGGCGTCCCGCGTGAACTCCTTACGGTCCGCGGGGACATGCATGTTGTAGATGCGCCCGTCGTAGCACAGCAGCACGTTCGTGTCCTCGCACAACGTGCGCAGCTCGAGGGATACATCGAGACGCCGGGACGCACGGGAGCGCTCCGCGTAGACGACGATGTCGACCAGGCCGGCCTTGATGTCGCTGACGAGCCGGTTGAAGTCTTCGCGCTCCTGCTTGGCGGCCCGACTTGCGGATCGGTCCCGATCCTCGTAATAGTCGACGATCGCCCAGCTGTGGTCGTCGCATTCGACCTCGCCGACGGCGAACTGGTCGCGGATCGAGCGGCCCCGCTTCT
The DNA window shown above is from Kitasatospora sp. NBC_01287 and carries:
- a CDS encoding helix-turn-helix transcriptional regulator, coding for MSKTFHDNFKRITAGQNIAEITKATGLDQGSVSRYLNGSRVPRLPRLRRIARAYNVSVDELDEPLEGAA
- a CDS encoding helix-turn-helix domain-containing protein, with translation MDGPTVNTSLKQFADYIRQAALDAGYEVDRINSGAIKRLAAAAGMSQSTVSRLILGERMPRAEYFTGLARALGKDPLELFRESGILPAEERSQTLPEPVASPPITPDDVADAWRLDPFGREMVHALFQRLAEPSADTSDTIESAAQDG
- a CDS encoding recombinase family protein; amino-acid sequence: MATRILPRRDTPYRAALYGRASSDPKKRGRSIRDQFAVGEVECDDHSWAIVDYYEDRDRSASRAAKQEREDFNRLVSDIKAGLVDIVVYAERSRASRRLDVSLELRTLCEDTNVLLCYDGRIYNMHVPADRKEFTRDAVQSEEEAESIIGRSQRTARLNAQRGAPHSYAPFGYTRRYDPEDGHLLGQFPHPTQAVDVVEMFERVASGESISSVVSTLQKHRPRASLTSLRVILKNRSYLGVRMYKGQEMPNCQWEPITDDPDWPELFEQVQHILKDSSRKTMRENRLVHLLSGLAWCAPCLKAGKRLPESVLRVSRRQGAARYRCPTASGHVMILKEVLDAYVEASVIEWLSSPAATAALGPKQDVSQIRKLQNRIVSMKEQLETARSMAGELDDDGRPRLSIASLATTERLLLPQVERDEIELSRLLTPQDALLGRLAGVPVKELHRTWGQLKLSEQRRVLRSVVNIELRPASSHGERRFRSERVGLTFRGAPGFVSPSDRSGVGRD